The sequence below is a genomic window from Hyalangium ruber.
ACCCCACCCCTTTCCTCCCGCAACCCCACTCGACGCTACAAGTTGAAGCCATGCTGCTGGGCTTGATGGGGGATCCAAGGTGGCCAGCGCCCGCCGAGACGCTGGCTGATGCGCGTAACTTCCTGGAGCGCCTGAGGGACCGTCAGGTCCTGGTGGCGCCCCACACGGATGTGGATGGGCTGTCCTCCGGGGTGCTCGCCTTGCGAGCGCTCCGAGCAATGGGCGCTCGCCCCTCCGTGCAGCTTCCTGGGAAGGGAGAGCACGCCCACTCGCCTCCCTTCCAGCAGCGCCTGCGCCGCGTGGGAGCCGATGCACTGATGGTGCTCGACATGGGCAGCCGCGCCGGACCCATCCTCCCGGAGCTCCCCACCCTCATCGTGGACCACCACCCGTCCACTGAGTTCCCCGAGGGGGCCCTGGTGCTCTCGGGCTACGGCCACGAGCCCATTGCCCCCACCAGCGTGCTGACCTACGCGCTCGTCTCGCCCATGATCATCCCCGGTCCCCTGGAGTGGCTGGCGGTGATGGGGGCGGTGGCGGACCTGGGCGCGGACGCACCCCTGCCCTATCTGAAGGACGCGCTGCGCCGCGCGGGCCGAAAGGCCGTGACCGAGGCCGTCGCACTGCTCAACGCCGCGCGCCGCTCGTCCCGATTCGCCGCGCCCCTGGCACTCGACGTGCTGATGAAGGCCGGGAGTGCCGCGGACATCGCGGAGGGTCGTGTCTCCGGGGTGGATGCGCTCCGCGACTGCCGCCTGGAGGTCCAGCGCGAGGTGGCCCGCTGCGCGAAGACGCCGCCCCGCTTCACGGGCAACGTGGCGCTGTTGCTGTTCAGCTCCGGTGCCCAGATCCACCCCCTGGTGGCGGTCCGCTGGGCCCAGCGCCTGCCCGAGCACATCGTCATCGCCGCCAACACGGGCTATCTGCCCGGGCGGGTGAACTTCGCCCTGCGCAGTCGGCTCCCGCAGGATCTCATCGCCTTCCTGAAGGGGCTGGGTCTGCCACCTTTGGAGGGAGAGTTCGCCAACGGCCATGCCCGCGCCACGGGCGGCAGCCTCCCCGCGCGAGAGTTCCTCCTGTTCGCCGAGGCGCTGGGCTTCCGAGGTCTCCGTACGGAAGAGGTGGAGCGCCGGGGTGTGGCGCCAGGCTGAGCCGGGTGCGGTATGAGGTGCGGCCATGTTCCGAATCCCTCTGGCCCTCCCTCTCCTCCTGCTCCCCTCTCTGCTTGCCTGTGGAACCACGGACCCGCAGCCCCAGGGCTGTGAGCGCTTCGAGTTCGCGCTCGCTCCCGAGGCGTCCGCGCTCCACGTCACCTGTTCGAGCACCAGCTGTGGCAACGGGCTGAATCCGCCCACCGCGGGCCGGCACTGCAGCAGCACCCTCTCCTGCCGCGTCCATGACACCGAGCAGCCCTCGTGTGTCTGGCTGCACAACCTGGAGCACGGCCACGCGGTCTTCCTCTACAACTGCCCCGAGGGCTGCCCCGAGGAGGTGGCCAAGCTCGAAGAGGCCCAGCGGAGCGCGCGGCGCGGCGGCAACGACGTTCCCCGGGCACTGGTGGCCCCGGATCCCAACATCCCCAACCGGGTGGCCGCCATCCTGTGGCGGCGCGCGTATCTGACGGACAGCGCGGACCCTGAAGCCCTCCGGTGCCTGCTGGCGCTCCAGGATCAGGATGCGCCAGAGCCGGGCCTCAGCTGCGCTCCCTGAGCCTCGGGCCAGGTGAGCAATCCCAAGGAAATGCTTGGGCTTTTCTGACCTGGGCCACGGCCGCGTGGACCCGCGTGGATGAAGTTTCGTAAGGCGTTTAGACCCAACGCGGGCCCCGTGCGTTCGAGTCGCGTCCCTACCGAACACGGAGACCCCATGCCCTCGTCCACGCTGCACCGCCTGTCCCTCTGGGGAAGTGCCTTCCTCGCCGTGAGCCTCCTGCCCTCCTGCATGTCGGCGAAGGCGCCTCAGGTGGAGACCGCCGCGCGGGCGGAGTCCGTCCCCGCACAGGACCAGCGCATGGATGGGGCCGAGGCACCGGAGGAGAAGGCCCTGGCGGCAATGCCCGCTCCCATGGGCGTGGTGGCACCTTCCCCGACGACTCCCCCTCCCCCGCCCATGTCCCCCGCGCGCCCGGAGCCCGCCAAACGGACGCGGGAGGCCAGCACGCAGCAACCTGCAAAGCAGGACTTCATGCAGGGAGAAGCACGGGGCAAGAGAGGGCCGGTCCTGGATCGCAAGGACGCCACCGCCTCTTCGGACGACGCGCTGAACACCGGCGTCGAGGGCGGTAACACCTTCGAGGCGCACACTCCCAACGCGTTCACCGACGCCCGGGAGGACGCGTTCTCCACCTTCGCGGTGGACGTGGACACCGCCTCGTACTCGCTCGCGCGCCGCTACCTGAACCAGGGCAGCCTCCCCCCGGCCGGCGCCGTGCGCGTCGAGGAGTTCGTCAACTACTTCAAGTACCGCTACGCCCCGCCGCAGCAGGGCGCGTTCACCGTCCACCTCGAGGGCGCGCCCTCCCCGTTCGCCTCGGGCCGCCACTTCCTGCGCGTGGGCGTGCAGGGCAAGGTCATCTCGCGCTCGCAGCGCAAGCCCGCGCACCTCGTCTTCCTCGTGGACACGAGCGGCTCCATGCAGTCGCAGGACAAGCTGCCGCTGGCCAAGGAGGCCATCAAGCTCGCGGTGAAGAACCTCAATGAGAACGACACGGTGGCCATCGTCACGTACGCGGGCTCCACGCGGGATGTGCTCGCGCCTACCCCCGCCACGGACCAGCAGCGCATCTACGCGGCGGTCGACGCTCTCCAGTCGGGCGGCGGCACGGCCATGGGCTCGGGCATGGAGATGGCCTACCGCCACGCGGTGAAGAAGGCCTCGGGCAGCGTCGTCTCCCGCGTCATCGTCCTCACGGATGGCGACGCCAACATCGGCCCCAACCTCTCGGCGAACTCCATCCTGGAGAGCATCGAGAAGTACGTCGCCGAGGGCGTGACGCTGTCCACCATCGGCTTCGGCATGGGCAACTACCGTGACGACCTGATGGAGAAGCTGGCGGACAAGGGCAACGGCAATGCCTTCTACGTGGACAGCTGGCAGGAGGCGAAGAAGGTCTTCGAGACGCAGCTCACCGGCACGCTCGAGGTGATCGCCAAGGACGTGAAGATCCAGGTCGAGTTCAACCCGCAGGCCGTGCGCCGCTACCGGCTGGTGGGCTACGAGAACCGGGACGTGGCCGACCGCGACTTCCGCAATGACAAGGTGGACGCGGGCGAGATCGGCGCCGGCCACAACGTCACCGCGCTCTACGAGGTGGAGCTGACGGGCGAGGCGGCCTCGCTGGCCACGGTGCGCATCCGCGCCAAGGCCCCCAACGGCACCGAGGCCTCCGAGCAGAGCTTCGCCTTCGAGCGGAACATGATGCGCTCCTCGGTGGAGACGGCCTCCTCGGACTTCCGCTTCGCGCTGGCGGTGGCCTCCACGGCCGACATCCTGCGCGCCAGCCCGTCCGCCCAGGATTGGAGCCTCGTCACCGCCCGCAAGCTCGCGGAGGGCGCCACCGAGGGCCAGGCCGAGCGCGCCGAGTTCGTGAAGCTGGTGACACAAGCCCAGGCGCTCAAGGGTGCCTCCGCCGAGCGGATTGGGCGATAATCCCCACCACGGATGACCTCTGCTTCTCCCGCAGCCCGAGTGTTCGGAGCCACCTGCCCCGAACACTCGGGTTTCAAGCCGGTGGAGACCTGCTCTCGCTGTGGGCGCTTCCTGTGTGCTCGCTGCGAGACCTGGGGAGAGTTTTGCGCGGCCTGTGAGCACCGGCGGCTTCGGGAGATGCCCTCCTCGGCCTCCCGAGGCCGATGGACCCAGCGGGTGCTGAGCCTGGTCGCGCTGGTCGCTTCGGTCGAAGGAGCGCTCAACGGCTGGTTGATCTCCCGCCTCCATGAGGGAGCGGTGACCACCACGGCCGTGGGGACCTACCTCCGGCTCTCGCTCCTGCTGAACGTGTTGGTGGTGCTGGCCACCGGGCTCTCGGCCCTCTTCTTCCTGCGATGGCTGCACCTGGCGGTGCGGACCGCGAAGATGCTCGGCCTGGAGCCTGGAACGACGCCCGGCTGGGCCGTGGGCTGGTGGTTCGTTCCCCTGGCCAACCTCTATGATCCCTACCTCGTGGTGCGCGGCCTGTGGCTGTGCCTGGGCGGCTCGCCCAAGGCGGGCGCGTCCGTATCGACGTGGTGGACGGCGTGGGTCCTCAGCGTCGTGGCCTGGTGCGTCCAGGTGTACCTGCTCGGCACCCTGGCGATGGATCCCTTCCAGTTCACCCCCGCCCTGCTCGCCGGCTTCGTGACCGGCGTGCTCATCACCCTGGGCGCCCTGCTCTGCATGCGCGTCATCGGTCAGGTGCAGACGCTGATCGACGAGTGCATGGACGAGGTGGCCGAGGCCGCCTGAATCCTGGCGACCTCGGCCCACTTCCCATCAAGGAGTGCTGGTGGGATCCGCCGGGTTGCTCCCCGCCACGCGCTCGTCCCCATCCCGGAACCCGTCGAGGTCGCGGTCCAGCCCGATACGCGTGCCGGCCCCTAGAGGAACGCAGGTAAAGGTGAGCACGCACTCTCCCGTGCAGCTCTCGAGGAGATCCTCCTTCGAGATGGCAGGCAGGGAGACGCGATCCTTCGTGAACTGATCATTCCCCACGTAGAGCAAGCCCACCTCTTGCAGCCAGACCCGGCCCTTCACCACCACGTCGCACTCGTCCTCCTCCGCGCGCGCCACGAGGAGATCGATCCGAGGGCCCACCACGGACAGGTTGCTGCTCGTGAGCGTGATTTGCTGGCCGACGATCGGCGCGAGGTTGCTGTCGAACACCAGCATGAACTCCGCCAGGTTGTGCTTGCCGGTGACGTTCGCGGGGGTGTTCTGAAGCCCCACGGGGTTGATCGTGCTCTGGTCGAAGCTGCTGTTGAAGCGGAACAGGTCGGGGATCGTTCCGTCATGGGCGAAGCCGTAGCCCCGGATCTGATCGCCCAGGAAGGGATCCGGGGGAACGAAGCCCATGGCGTAGCCGACGCCGAACATGCCGATCTTCTGGTACATGCCCCTCAGTTGCGGAGTCTTGAAGACCTGCGGCTCGGGATCGATCGATGAGGTGCCGTCCGTCCCGAAGAAGCCCGCGAAGGGCCCCTCTCCCGGGTTGGCGGTGGGATCGAGCCGGTGGCACGTCTCGCAGGTGCCCTGAGGCGCGAGCGTCTGGTTGAAGAAGAAGTCTCGCCCCGCCTGCTGGTTGGGCGTCAGGGAGTTGTCGAGGTTGCGGATCGGGTTGGGCGGGTACGCGAGCTGAAGGATGAAGTCGGTGAACTTCTGCATCTCACTGGGGGTGAGCTGCGCGTCGCGCCCGAGCAGGGCCATGAAGGCCGGGTTGAACTCCTTGAACGCGGCCTGCTCATCGAACGTCCCGTCATTCGGCTGCACGCTGGCCTCGTCGTTGCCGCCGGTGCGGTCGGCGCGCCAGTGCATCGCCCCGTGGTTGGCCATGCCGCGCAGGCTCTGGGTGACCATTGGCCCCTTCAGCGGATGGAAGCTGATGTCCTGGCCGAACGTCCCGTCGGTGCCAAAGCCGGGCACCACCGGAGGCGCGAAGGGATTCCCATTGGTCTCCACGGCGCCGTCGGGGTTGCCGAGATCCCACGCCAGGGTGTCCAGGTCGCCAAAGATGTGGCAGCTGGCGCAGGACGAGTCGCCGTGGCTCGAGCTGTTCCGAGCGTCATAGAGGAACGGGCGCCCCTGCACCACGCTCGCGGGCTCTGGGTTGTACATGGACAGGCTGGCAATCTCCTGGTTCGTGGTGGTGTTGACGACGGAGACCGCGTTGTTGAAGCGCGTCAGCACGTACATGCGCGAGCGGGCCTCATCCAGCACCATGCCGGTGGGGCCTCCGCCGCTCAGCGGGATCTGGTTCGCCGTGCTGGGCACGAAGGTGTCGCCCTCGAGCGCGGAGGTGGCGTAGACGCCGATCTTCGACGAGCCGAACGCGGCCACGTACAGGGTGGCGCCGTTGGCCGTCACCGCCATCCCGAGCGGCTGCGCCAGGCTCTTATCGTTCTCGGTGTTGGGGATCGCTGCACAGCAGGTCCCGTAGTTGATGTGCTTGTTGAGGTGCCTCGGCGCGACTCCCGTGGAGCTGAGCACCGAGATCCGGCTCTCGTGCAGGTGCCCCCGGAGGGTGGTGCCTGCGAAGGTGCCAGGTCCCTCGAAGCGCAGGTCATTCCGCGCCTCGGTGTTGCTCACGTACACCTTCCCGTTCACCGGGTTGACGGCCATGTTGAACAGGATCGTGCCCACGCCGGCGTAGAAGCCGGAGGCGCCCGAGACCTGCGCCGGAGGGTTGGTCGTGGCGTCGATGACGAACACGTCCTTGTCCGGCAGGGAGAACTTCACGTCGTTGGTCCACGAGCGGTTGAGCACGTCCACCCAGTTCTGCCCGTCGAACTTGACGATGATGCCGACCTCGGGCGCCGGCGCTCCCGCGAAGTTGGTGTTCGGCCCGGGCACTCCGCCCGCCGTCTGGCCCCCGTCGGGCACCAAGGTCTCGCGGAGCGTGGTGGTGCGGTTACCCGAGTGGAACGCCGCCGCGTAGACGCGCGTACCGTCAGGCGTCACCGCGAGCGCGCGGGGCGTGTCGGCGAAGAGCGTGAGGATCGTGAGGGGCGTTCCCCCAAGCGTGGAGCCCAGGCTGCCCGAGTCGAAGACCCAGACATCGGCCCGGCCGACGCCCGGCGTGGTGAACTGCGGATCGAACGGAACGTTCTGGCCACGGTGGGCCGCGGTGATGAAGGCGCGGTTCTTGGCGGTGCCAGCGAAGACGATGTCGCGAGGCTCGTCGCCGACGAGCAGGGTCCGCGTGACGACCCCGCTGTACCCACCCGTGCCGACCTTCACGATGCTCACGCTGTCGGAGAGGTGATTGACGACCCAAACCTCGTCATTGGTGCGCGCCGCGACCGCGACGGGCTCGAGCCCCACGGGTACCGAGGAGCGGTGGACGAGGCCGCTCGAGAAGATCTCGAAGATCTCCAGGCGATTGTCGGGGGTGTTGACGGCGAAGAGGAACTTGCCGTTGGGCGACATGGCCAGGGGGCGAACCTGGCCGCTCTCGAAGAGGGTAAACGCGGACGCAGTGGGTGACGTTCCACCCGCCAGCACACTCACGCAAAGTGTTACTGCGAAGACAACTCTCGACAGGCTGCGGACCAGAACGCCGCCTACGACGACCATGGCTCCTCCTATTCACAGGTGAACTGCGCGCTCGTCGCTACGTTGAGGAACGGGTCTGACTGACCACACCCCTCTCATCGCGGAATCGCTGCAATTCCCGTGCTCCCCGTCATTCAGTGGACAAAGACGCACCTCTCGGGCGCTTCACCGCGCAGATGCGGTGAAGGCCTCGAGGTGTGAGGGGCGCCAGGTCTGTGGGGGGATCAGCGCTGCTGCGTGATGGCCTTGACCAGCTCCAGCGCCTGATCGATGGCCTGCCACACCTGCATGGGGCTGAGAGCTTCCTGGTTCGTCTGCAGGCTGCGCTTCGCCGCGCGCTCCAGCGGCTCCAGGGCATCCTGGATGAGCACGAGCTGCCGGGGCAGATCCACGGGCAGCGCCCCGGAGGCGGCCCGCGCGAGCGCTGG
It includes:
- a CDS encoding DUF3105 domain-containing protein produces the protein MFRIPLALPLLLLPSLLACGTTDPQPQGCERFEFALAPEASALHVTCSSTSCGNGLNPPTAGRHCSSTLSCRVHDTEQPSCVWLHNLEHGHAVFLYNCPEGCPEEVAKLEEAQRSARRGGNDVPRALVAPDPNIPNRVAAILWRRAYLTDSADPEALRCLLALQDQDAPEPGLSCAP
- a CDS encoding vWA domain-containing protein; this translates as MPSSTLHRLSLWGSAFLAVSLLPSCMSAKAPQVETAARAESVPAQDQRMDGAEAPEEKALAAMPAPMGVVAPSPTTPPPPPMSPARPEPAKRTREASTQQPAKQDFMQGEARGKRGPVLDRKDATASSDDALNTGVEGGNTFEAHTPNAFTDAREDAFSTFAVDVDTASYSLARRYLNQGSLPPAGAVRVEEFVNYFKYRYAPPQQGAFTVHLEGAPSPFASGRHFLRVGVQGKVISRSQRKPAHLVFLVDTSGSMQSQDKLPLAKEAIKLAVKNLNENDTVAIVTYAGSTRDVLAPTPATDQQRIYAAVDALQSGGGTAMGSGMEMAYRHAVKKASGSVVSRVIVLTDGDANIGPNLSANSILESIEKYVAEGVTLSTIGFGMGNYRDDLMEKLADKGNGNAFYVDSWQEAKKVFETQLTGTLEVIAKDVKIQVEFNPQAVRRYRLVGYENRDVADRDFRNDKVDAGEIGAGHNVTALYEVELTGEAASLATVRIRAKAPNGTEASEQSFAFERNMMRSSVETASSDFRFALAVASTADILRASPSAQDWSLVTARKLAEGATEGQAERAEFVKLVTQAQALKGASAERIGR
- a CDS encoding DUF4328 domain-containing protein; translated protein: MPSSASRGRWTQRVLSLVALVASVEGALNGWLISRLHEGAVTTTAVGTYLRLSLLLNVLVVLATGLSALFFLRWLHLAVRTAKMLGLEPGTTPGWAVGWWFVPLANLYDPYLVVRGLWLCLGGSPKAGASVSTWWTAWVLSVVAWCVQVYLLGTLAMDPFQFTPALLAGFVTGVLITLGALLCMRVIGQVQTLIDECMDEVAEAA
- a CDS encoding YncE family protein produces the protein MVVVGGVLVRSLSRVVFAVTLCVSVLAGGTSPTASAFTLFESGQVRPLAMSPNGKFLFAVNTPDNRLEIFEIFSSGLVHRSSVPVGLEPVAVAARTNDEVWVVNHLSDSVSIVKVGTGGYSGVVTRTLLVGDEPRDIVFAGTAKNRAFITAAHRGQNVPFDPQFTTPGVGRADVWVFDSGSLGSTLGGTPLTILTLFADTPRALAVTPDGTRVYAAAFHSGNRTTTLRETLVPDGGQTAGGVPGPNTNFAGAPAPEVGIIVKFDGQNWVDVLNRSWTNDVKFSLPDKDVFVIDATTNPPAQVSGASGFYAGVGTILFNMAVNPVNGKVYVSNTEARNDLRFEGPGTFAGTTLRGHLHESRISVLSSTGVAPRHLNKHINYGTCCAAIPNTENDKSLAQPLGMAVTANGATLYVAAFGSSKIGVYATSALEGDTFVPSTANQIPLSGGGPTGMVLDEARSRMYVLTRFNNAVSVVNTTTNQEIASLSMYNPEPASVVQGRPFLYDARNSSSHGDSSCASCHIFGDLDTLAWDLGNPDGAVETNGNPFAPPVVPGFGTDGTFGQDISFHPLKGPMVTQSLRGMANHGAMHWRADRTGGNDEASVQPNDGTFDEQAAFKEFNPAFMALLGRDAQLTPSEMQKFTDFILQLAYPPNPIRNLDNSLTPNQQAGRDFFFNQTLAPQGTCETCHRLDPTANPGEGPFAGFFGTDGTSSIDPEPQVFKTPQLRGMYQKIGMFGVGYAMGFVPPDPFLGDQIRGYGFAHDGTIPDLFRFNSSFDQSTINPVGLQNTPANVTGKHNLAEFMLVFDSNLAPIVGQQITLTSSNLSVVGPRIDLLVARAEEDECDVVVKGRVWLQEVGLLYVGNDQFTKDRVSLPAISKEDLLESCTGECVLTFTCVPLGAGTRIGLDRDLDGFRDGDERVAGSNPADPTSTP